In a single window of the Flavobacterium sp. W4I14 genome:
- a CDS encoding hypothetical protein (product_source=Hypo-rule applied; pfam=PF05426; superfamily=48230) has product MKTKMNLLTLCAVTVICGCSKPIVTEDPANSSAGLAPGKQMVATALGRVSTVVHPGMLHSAADFTRMTSKVNAGAQPWLDGWNKLVANGRSAATYVPRPVDTIVRGRAASGRAENYILACQDAAAAYQNALRWKIKGDAACGANAIAIMNAWAVKCKYIDGDSNKQLAAGLQGYQWANAAEIMRGYSGWSASDFTAFKNFMLNVYYPVSSDFLNRHNNTCNTHYWLNWDMSNLCTVLAIGILCDDMPKINYAIDYYQHSGTGTAFIGRVTTATYPNGMDQGQEAGRDQGHATMEVPLFGTFCQMLYNQGQNFFDYNPWSHVNPPLLGVSEYIAAYNINTTNTVPFTTYNNCENSNHTVISSAGRGTIRPGWELVYNYYVKIKGKTAPYTTQFAAKVRPEGGGGDYGPNSGSYDQLGFGTLTFSR; this is encoded by the coding sequence ATGAAAACAAAAATGAATCTACTCACACTTTGCGCGGTAACTGTCATTTGCGGATGCAGTAAGCCAATCGTCACTGAAGATCCTGCAAATTCGAGTGCTGGTCTGGCACCCGGAAAACAAATGGTAGCCACTGCGTTAGGGCGGGTAAGCACTGTTGTACACCCGGGCATGCTTCATTCTGCGGCTGATTTTACCCGAATGACTAGCAAGGTAAATGCAGGGGCACAACCCTGGCTGGATGGTTGGAATAAACTTGTAGCTAATGGCCGCTCTGCAGCCACCTATGTTCCGCGGCCAGTTGATACGATTGTGCGTGGAAGAGCAGCAAGCGGAAGGGCTGAAAATTATATCCTGGCCTGTCAGGATGCTGCAGCTGCCTATCAGAATGCACTACGATGGAAAATTAAGGGCGATGCAGCTTGTGGTGCAAATGCCATAGCGATTATGAATGCCTGGGCCGTTAAATGCAAGTATATTGATGGTGACAGCAATAAACAGCTGGCAGCAGGCCTGCAAGGTTACCAATGGGCCAATGCTGCAGAAATTATGCGGGGTTATAGTGGTTGGTCTGCATCAGATTTTACTGCTTTTAAAAATTTTATGCTGAATGTATACTATCCCGTGTCGAGCGATTTTCTGAATAGACATAACAATACCTGTAATACACATTACTGGCTTAACTGGGATATGTCTAACTTATGCACGGTGTTGGCCATAGGCATTCTTTGCGATGATATGCCCAAGATTAATTATGCAATAGATTATTATCAGCATAGTGGAACCGGCACCGCCTTTATCGGAAGAGTGACTACCGCCACATATCCCAATGGTATGGACCAGGGCCAGGAGGCGGGGAGAGATCAGGGGCATGCAACAATGGAGGTCCCGCTTTTCGGTACCTTTTGCCAAATGCTGTATAATCAGGGTCAAAACTTTTTCGATTATAACCCCTGGAGTCATGTTAACCCGCCCCTTTTAGGGGTTAGTGAATATATAGCGGCCTATAACATCAATACAACCAATACCGTCCCGTTTACAACTTATAATAACTGTGAAAATTCAAATCACACCGTTATTTCAAGCGCTGGCCGTGGCACCATACGCCCGGGATGGGAATTGGTTTACAATTATTATGTGAAGATAAAAGGGAAAACAGCTCCCTATACTACCCAATTTGCTGCAAAAGTACGGCCTGAGGGCGGTGGTGGAGATTATGGACCAAATAGTGGTAGTTATGATCAACTCGGCTTCGGAACCCTTACTTTTTCCCGTTGA
- a CDS encoding hypothetical protein (product_source=Hypo-rule applied), protein MRLIVENKHVTMQNAVKPAFAFKGGSYFNQLSINYENKNESTHTLRGNCHLRMQ, encoded by the coding sequence ATGAGGCTGATTGTTGAAAATAAGCATGTCACAATGCAAAATGCTGTTAAACCGGCTTTTGCATTTAAAGGCGGATCATATTTTAACCAATTATCTATTAACTATGAAAACAAAAATGAATCTACTCACACTTTGCGCGGTAACTGTCATTTGCGGATGCAGTAA
- a CDS encoding glucosylceramidase (product_source=KO:K01201; cath_funfam=3.20.20.80; cleavage_site_network=SignalP-noTM; cog=COG5520; ko=KO:K01201; pfam=PF02055,PF17189; superfamily=51445), with amino-acid sequence MKKNISLLLVFATTFGAVAQQKKSVGAAGKPLQEYVLGNKKVVVYTTASKSDYRISKTETLNFAENRQPFETEPTIFVDPNIRFQTLVGIGGALTDASAETIAKLSRQNQQELLTAYYDKDKGIGYTLARTNIASCDFSSGSYTYVQDNDKHLKTFSIDHDKEFKIPLIKMATAAAGGKLSLYVSPWSPPAWMKDNNSLIQGGHLLPEYRQSWANHYVKFIKAYETMGIPVWGLSVQNEPMAKQRWESCVYTAEEERDFIKNFLGPTLHKSGLSSKKLIAWDHNRDQIFQRATTILNDKDAAKYVWGIGFHWYETWTGSDMQFGNVRQTHEAYPDKALIFTEGCKEKYDVKKLDDWTLGERYGYSMINDFNAGTAAWTDWNILLDENGGPNHVGNFCFAPVHADTKKDKLIYTNAYYYIGHFSKFIRPGARRIATASSRDLLQTTSFLNTDGKLVVVVMNQSDEKIKYSLWIKGQAATTSSLPHSIATLIVE; translated from the coding sequence ATGAAAAAAAATATAAGTCTCCTGTTAGTTTTTGCGACCACATTTGGTGCAGTGGCACAGCAAAAAAAAAGTGTTGGAGCAGCCGGTAAACCCCTTCAGGAATATGTGCTTGGAAATAAAAAAGTTGTGGTTTACACCACGGCGAGCAAATCTGATTATCGCATCAGCAAAACTGAAACATTAAATTTTGCAGAAAATAGACAGCCCTTTGAAACAGAACCAACAATTTTCGTTGATCCCAACATCAGATTTCAAACTTTGGTAGGCATCGGCGGAGCATTAACTGATGCCTCTGCAGAAACCATTGCCAAACTTTCCAGGCAAAACCAACAAGAACTGCTTACTGCCTATTACGATAAAGATAAAGGTATAGGTTATACCTTGGCCCGTACAAATATTGCGAGCTGTGATTTCTCCAGCGGAAGCTATACTTATGTTCAGGATAATGATAAACATTTAAAAACTTTTAGCATTGATCACGATAAGGAGTTTAAAATTCCCTTAATTAAAATGGCAACTGCGGCTGCCGGGGGTAAATTATCATTATACGTGAGTCCTTGGTCACCACCCGCCTGGATGAAAGACAACAACAGTTTGATTCAAGGAGGACATTTATTACCCGAATATCGCCAAAGTTGGGCAAATCATTATGTAAAGTTTATTAAAGCTTACGAAACGATGGGTATTCCAGTTTGGGGTCTCTCGGTTCAAAACGAGCCAATGGCTAAACAGAGATGGGAATCCTGTGTGTATACTGCAGAAGAGGAGCGTGATTTTATAAAAAACTTCTTAGGTCCTACACTACATAAATCAGGTTTATCTTCTAAGAAATTGATTGCCTGGGATCATAACCGTGATCAAATTTTTCAAAGAGCAACTACCATTTTAAATGATAAAGATGCTGCGAAATACGTTTGGGGTATTGGCTTCCACTGGTACGAAACGTGGACCGGAAGTGACATGCAGTTTGGAAATGTAAGGCAGACACATGAAGCCTATCCGGATAAAGCACTAATTTTTACCGAGGGATGTAAAGAAAAGTATGATGTAAAGAAGTTGGATGATTGGACTTTGGGCGAGCGCTATGGCTATTCAATGATCAATGACTTTAATGCCGGAACTGCAGCGTGGACGGACTGGAATATTCTTTTAGATGAAAACGGTGGCCCAAACCATGTAGGGAATTTTTGTTTTGCCCCGGTACATGCCGATACTAAGAAGGATAAATTAATCTATACGAATGCCTACTATTACATTGGGCATTTTTCAAAATTCATCCGTCCCGGAGCTAGAAGAATTGCCACAGCATCCAGTCGTGATCTTCTGCAAACGACCTCTTTTTTGAATACAGATGGAAAACTTGTTGTGGTTGTGATGAATCAATCAGATGAAAAAATCAAGTATAGCTTATGGATAAAGGGTCAGGCAGCTACAACCAGCAGCTTGCCGCATTCTATAGCGACATTGATAGTTGAATAA
- a CDS encoding unsaturated chondroitin disaccharide hydrolase (product_source=KO:K18581; cath_funfam=1.50.10.10; cleavage_site_network=SignalP-noTM; cog=COG4225; ko=KO:K18581; pfam=PF07470; superfamily=48208), translating to MNLKIKITLCCMLLAGSANAQKVNVNQAFAAAAKQTDVLVKNVDSARLVKPSLVSPRTVEKGQFKMVASRDWTSGFFPAELWYFYEYTKDKKWLDLAKKYTADIKKEQYNRGTHDLGFMIYCPFGNGYRLTKDTAYKGVIIQAAKSLSTRFNKTAGVLKSWDHNGDKWKYPVIIDNMMNLELLFEATKMTGDSSFYKIAVSHADHTIKNHFRPDFSSYHVVDYDTLKAGHILQKITAQGYANESAWARGQAWALYGYTLCFRETKNDKYLSQADGIAEFILNNKITPADGIPYWDYNDPDIPNVSRDASAAAITASALYELAKYSVKGKKYKASADKILSSLNIKYTSKFGNNYGFILEHSTGHLPAKSEIDVPINYADYYYLEALLRSK from the coding sequence ATGAATTTAAAAATTAAGATAACGTTATGTTGTATGTTGCTAGCTGGCTCAGCAAATGCTCAAAAAGTTAATGTAAATCAAGCTTTTGCTGCTGCAGCAAAACAAACTGATGTTTTGGTTAAAAATGTTGACTCGGCACGTCTGGTTAAACCCAGTCTGGTATCTCCAAGAACTGTAGAAAAGGGGCAGTTTAAAATGGTCGCATCGAGAGATTGGACTAGTGGATTTTTTCCGGCGGAACTCTGGTATTTTTATGAATACACAAAAGATAAAAAGTGGCTTGATCTTGCTAAGAAATATACTGCAGATATCAAGAAAGAGCAATACAATCGTGGTACTCACGATTTGGGTTTTATGATTTACTGCCCGTTTGGAAATGGCTATCGCTTAACAAAAGATACCGCTTACAAGGGCGTTATTATTCAGGCGGCTAAATCGCTTTCTACCAGATTTAACAAAACTGCAGGTGTGCTAAAATCATGGGATCATAATGGTGATAAATGGAAATATCCGGTAATTATTGATAATATGATGAATCTTGAATTGCTGTTTGAAGCGACCAAGATGACAGGTGATTCATCCTTTTATAAAATCGCTGTGTCCCATGCAGATCATACGATTAAAAATCACTTCCGACCAGATTTTAGTTCCTATCACGTAGTTGATTATGATACACTCAAGGCTGGACACATACTTCAGAAAATAACAGCGCAGGGTTATGCAAACGAATCGGCATGGGCCCGTGGGCAGGCATGGGCTTTATATGGATACACGCTATGTTTCCGCGAAACAAAAAATGATAAATACTTATCTCAGGCAGACGGAATTGCGGAGTTTATACTGAATAACAAAATTACACCTGCAGACGGTATTCCGTATTGGGATTACAACGACCCTGATATTCCAAATGTTTCCCGGGATGCTTCGGCTGCAGCAATCACCGCTTCTGCACTTTATGAGCTCGCAAAATATAGTGTAAAAGGCAAAAAATATAAAGCCTCAGCTGATAAAATTTTGTCCAGCCTCAACATAAAATATACTAGTAAATTTGGTAATAATTATGGCTTCATTCTCGAGCATAGTACCGGGCATCTTCCGGCAAAATCAGAAATTGATGTGCCCATAAACTATGCTGATTATTATTATCTGGAAGCGCTTTTGAGGAGTAAGTAA
- a CDS encoding hypothetical protein (product_source=Hypo-rule applied; pfam=PF05426; superfamily=48230; transmembrane_helix_parts=Inside_1_4,TMhelix_5_24,Outside_25_397) — protein MRRALVILMFIIFYIAGTAFSVNILNKEKLPVDIKKQTIALLKKQILNQAKWAMEQEPITITASSSPRSVGGKHDFFSEADYFWPDPKNPDGPYINRDGLTNPDNFVEHRKAMIRFSKIIGALASAYKITGNESYVRHAVKHFQAWFINPETLMNPNLLFAQAVKGRFTGRNYGIIDTIHLMEVAQGALVMENAKAFDKSISIGIKKWFASYTLWLNTSKPGIQEKTVKNNHATCWAMQVASFAKLCKDEPMLDSLRISYKTILLPNQMAIDGSFPLEMARTKPYGYSIFNLDAMVMLCQILSIPSDDLWNFTTADGKSIRKGLDYLYPFIAEKNKWPLKADVMYWENWPVAQPFLIFGAVQFNQHEWYSTWEKLDHAPQVEEVIRNLPVRNPLIWL, from the coding sequence ATGAGAAGAGCATTGGTTATTTTAATGTTTATTATTTTTTATATCGCTGGAACGGCATTTTCTGTCAATATTTTGAATAAGGAAAAGCTGCCTGTTGATATTAAGAAACAAACTATTGCTTTGCTCAAAAAGCAAATTTTAAATCAGGCAAAATGGGCAATGGAACAAGAGCCGATTACGATTACAGCCTCGTCTTCGCCGAGAAGTGTTGGCGGCAAACATGATTTTTTTTCGGAAGCAGATTACTTCTGGCCGGACCCGAAAAATCCGGATGGACCTTATATCAACCGAGATGGATTAACGAACCCGGATAATTTTGTCGAGCATAGGAAGGCTATGATTCGTTTCAGTAAAATCATCGGTGCATTGGCGTCAGCCTATAAAATAACAGGCAATGAAAGTTACGTAAGGCATGCGGTTAAACATTTTCAGGCATGGTTTATAAATCCTGAAACCTTAATGAATCCAAATCTTTTATTTGCTCAAGCAGTAAAGGGCAGGTTTACCGGAAGAAATTACGGTATTATCGATACCATTCATTTAATGGAAGTTGCTCAAGGTGCTTTGGTGATGGAAAACGCAAAGGCATTTGATAAGTCTATCTCCATTGGAATTAAAAAATGGTTTGCCAGTTACACGCTGTGGCTGAATACCTCCAAACCAGGTATACAAGAAAAAACAGTTAAAAATAATCATGCCACATGTTGGGCGATGCAAGTGGCGTCTTTCGCTAAACTGTGTAAAGATGAGCCAATGCTCGATTCGTTGCGCATTAGTTATAAAACCATCTTACTGCCCAATCAAATGGCTATAGATGGTAGTTTTCCTTTAGAAATGGCAAGAACGAAACCCTATGGATATTCAATTTTTAACCTCGATGCGATGGTGATGCTTTGCCAGATTTTGTCCATTCCAAGTGATGATCTTTGGAATTTTACAACAGCAGATGGAAAATCGATCCGCAAAGGCCTGGATTATCTTTATCCTTTTATCGCCGAAAAAAATAAATGGCCTTTAAAAGCCGATGTAATGTATTGGGAAAACTGGCCTGTTGCACAACCCTTTTTAATTTTCGGAGCGGTTCAGTTCAATCAGCATGAATGGTATTCCACCTGGGAAAAACTAGACCATGCACCTCAGGTAGAAGAAGTCATTAGGAATTTACCCGTTCGCAATCCTTTAATATGGTTATAA
- a CDS encoding beta-galactosidase (product_source=KO:K01190; cath_funfam=2.60.120.260,2.60.40.10,3.20.20.80; cleavage_site_network=SignalP-noTM; cog=COG3250; ko=KO:K01190; pfam=PF00703,PF02836,PF02837,PF16355; superfamily=49303,49785,51445) yields MKKIATYLIVLSFLLSSDIAFAQKSMRLYAGWEFLKQDLGGVWEAVRPVGLGNPESVPLWENVNLPHCVNATDAVDPDVNYYQGPAWYRTKLKIENPYQNGRTILHFEGAGQKTEVYVYTTKVAAHLGGYDEWTVDITDAVAAFQKEEIYQKQFNGQVPVSIRTDNSRDLEMIPSDLSDFNIYGGIYRYLNLVYVPPLSVEKMFAKAEVDAHGKLGKLNVSGRFYDPTGLKNAAIHLKLIDPRGKVVAQQNKKLNNLNGDTELWSLQINKPQLWSTDKPLQYRLVYNLISSTGSYKSEEKIGFRNINFVEKGPFSLNGNRLLLRGTHRHEDHAGVAAAMSEEMIRTEMQMMKDMGVNFIRLGHYQQSRIVLNLCDSLGILVWEEIPWCRGGLGGETYKQQARKMLTNMIEQHYNHPSIIIWGLGNENDWPGDFAEFDKEKIRTFMKELNGRSHKLDSSRYTAIRRCDFCADIVDVYSPSIWAGWYRGAYTDYKKVSQDEFAKVKRFLHVEWGGDSHAMRHSENPDKALSKIKTGESADERAGDASLFGGAARISKDGDWSESYITNLIDWHLKEQENMPWLSGSAYWPFKDFSTPVRPDNPVPYMNQKGVVERDFTKKEAYYVFQSYWTDKPMVHIYGHSWPVRWGDEGEEKMVKVYANCTEAEIFLNGKSFGIKKRNSQDFPAAGLRWNLPFLKGENTVKVVAKKGKVTVSDELKFIYQTEKWTKAAKMTLTKINKEADVATLEVKLFDEAGIQCLDATNWVNFGLTGDGRLIDDLGTSSGSRKVQAYNGRAIIKVKLNKGKSVASVKSEGMPTIFETL; encoded by the coding sequence ATGAAAAAAATAGCCACATATCTTATTGTCCTCAGTTTCTTGCTATCATCCGATATTGCATTTGCACAAAAATCAATGCGGTTATATGCTGGCTGGGAATTTCTTAAACAGGATTTAGGAGGGGTCTGGGAAGCTGTCCGCCCTGTCGGGTTGGGAAATCCTGAATCCGTTCCATTATGGGAAAATGTGAATTTACCGCATTGCGTTAATGCTACAGATGCGGTAGATCCTGATGTGAACTATTATCAGGGCCCCGCATGGTACCGCACAAAGCTTAAAATCGAAAATCCTTATCAAAATGGTAGAACCATTTTGCATTTCGAAGGTGCTGGTCAAAAGACAGAAGTTTATGTTTACACTACAAAAGTTGCAGCTCACCTGGGTGGTTACGATGAATGGACAGTTGACATTACAGATGCGGTTGCCGCATTTCAAAAGGAGGAAATTTACCAAAAGCAGTTTAACGGGCAGGTGCCTGTTTCTATCCGTACGGATAATTCAAGAGATTTGGAAATGATTCCTTCAGATCTATCCGACTTTAATATTTATGGAGGAATTTACCGCTATTTAAACCTGGTTTATGTTCCGCCACTCTCTGTTGAAAAAATGTTTGCTAAAGCTGAAGTGGATGCCCACGGAAAATTGGGTAAATTAAATGTAAGCGGAAGATTTTACGATCCTACGGGCCTAAAAAATGCCGCTATCCATCTTAAATTAATCGATCCAAGAGGAAAGGTTGTTGCACAGCAGAACAAAAAGCTTAATAATTTAAATGGCGATACTGAATTATGGAGCTTACAGATCAATAAGCCGCAATTATGGTCGACAGATAAACCCTTGCAGTATCGCCTGGTTTATAATCTCATTTCATCCACAGGCAGTTATAAGAGTGAAGAAAAGATAGGTTTTAGAAACATCAATTTTGTAGAGAAAGGTCCTTTCAGTTTAAATGGAAATCGTTTGCTCTTGCGCGGTACCCATCGGCACGAAGACCATGCAGGCGTTGCGGCAGCAATGAGCGAGGAAATGATTCGCACCGAGATGCAGATGATGAAGGATATGGGCGTGAATTTTATCCGACTGGGGCATTATCAGCAATCGAGAATTGTGTTGAACCTGTGCGATAGTTTGGGTATTTTGGTTTGGGAAGAAATCCCTTGGTGTCGGGGTGGTTTAGGTGGCGAAACTTATAAACAACAGGCCAGAAAGATGCTCACAAACATGATTGAGCAGCATTATAACCATCCTTCCATCATTATCTGGGGCTTGGGAAACGAAAACGATTGGCCGGGAGATTTTGCCGAATTTGATAAAGAAAAAATCAGAACCTTTATGAAAGAACTTAACGGACGCTCTCACAAACTGGATTCATCCAGGTATACCGCAATCCGGCGATGCGATTTTTGTGCCGATATTGTTGATGTATATTCTCCATCCATCTGGGCGGGCTGGTACCGTGGTGCTTATACCGACTATAAAAAGGTTTCTCAAGATGAATTTGCTAAAGTTAAGCGCTTTTTACATGTAGAATGGGGAGGCGATAGCCATGCCATGCGACATTCAGAAAATCCTGATAAAGCCCTAAGTAAAATTAAAACCGGTGAAAGCGCTGATGAGCGGGCAGGTGATGCTTCATTATTTGGGGGTGCCGCAAGAATATCCAAAGATGGCGATTGGAGTGAATCCTACATCACCAATTTGATTGATTGGCACCTTAAAGAACAGGAAAACATGCCTTGGCTAAGTGGTTCAGCATACTGGCCGTTCAAAGATTTTTCTACCCCTGTTCGTCCTGATAATCCGGTACCTTACATGAACCAGAAGGGAGTTGTAGAAAGAGATTTTACTAAAAAGGAGGCTTATTATGTTTTTCAATCGTATTGGACCGATAAACCAATGGTTCATATTTATGGGCATAGCTGGCCAGTACGATGGGGGGATGAGGGAGAGGAAAAAATGGTAAAAGTTTATGCTAATTGTACGGAAGCAGAGATATTTCTGAACGGAAAAAGCTTTGGGATAAAGAAAAGAAACAGCCAGGATTTCCCTGCTGCGGGTTTACGTTGGAACCTTCCGTTTCTTAAAGGAGAAAATACAGTTAAAGTTGTAGCTAAAAAAGGTAAGGTTACCGTAAGCGATGAGCTAAAATTTATCTATCAAACAGAGAAATGGACTAAAGCCGCTAAAATGACCTTAACCAAAATAAATAAGGAGGCAGATGTTGCAACCTTGGAGGTTAAGCTTTTTGATGAAGCTGGAATACAATGTCTGGATGCAACAAATTGGGTAAATTTTGGATTAACGGGCGATGGAAGATTAATTGATGATTTGGGAACATCGTCCGGTTCGAGAAAAGTGCAGGCTTACAATGGCAGGGCAATTATCAAAGTAAAATTAAATAAAGGCAAAAGTGTTGCATCGGTGAAATCAGAAGGCATGCCAACCATTTTTGAAACATTATAA
- a CDS encoding hypothetical protein (product_source=Hypo-rule applied; superfamily=49785), with protein sequence MSVKIIISKSTGMAMLIFFSVILGCSKDSSEANQDIVTSEKLLVNKSMATAAAQAYPSNINTSFNHPDGSFSYSEASSDFGMAALTGWNEDRAYISGGWARATLAPNSVSNGLIAGADLSDGSAYEATFKVRFHSQFDWSRGGKVGFGFLIGEGNTGCDIPTDGNGGSLRLMWYNNGNRVYFQPYVYHRDMAGPCGDTFGKSYPTSGSLVKGNTYTVHLYVKSNTGSTKNGWVQVLINGETVLDQSIRWTTNDAERLIKRLSFHNFRGGKDVAVWGSSQTSYIYFDDLVVNKIQ encoded by the coding sequence ATGAGTGTTAAAATTATAATATCTAAATCAACTGGCATGGCCATGTTAATTTTTTTCAGTGTTATTCTAGGCTGTTCGAAAGATTCATCAGAGGCAAACCAAGACATTGTTACCTCGGAAAAACTTTTGGTAAATAAAAGTATGGCAACGGCTGCAGCACAAGCTTATCCAAGCAACATCAACACCAGTTTCAATCATCCCGATGGTTCATTTTCTTACAGTGAAGCAAGTAGCGATTTCGGCATGGCTGCGCTGACTGGCTGGAATGAAGACCGTGCCTACATATCAGGTGGGTGGGCCAGGGCAACCTTGGCTCCAAACTCCGTGTCCAACGGACTTATTGCTGGCGCGGACCTATCTGATGGTTCTGCATATGAGGCAACATTTAAAGTTCGTTTTCATAGTCAGTTCGATTGGAGTAGAGGAGGAAAGGTAGGATTTGGCTTTCTTATCGGAGAAGGCAATACGGGCTGTGATATTCCCACCGATGGAAATGGAGGAAGTTTGCGATTAATGTGGTATAATAATGGTAACAGGGTCTATTTTCAACCTTATGTTTATCATAGGGATATGGCTGGCCCCTGTGGAGATACCTTTGGAAAATCTTATCCAACAAGCGGAAGCCTTGTAAAAGGAAATACCTATACGGTACATCTTTATGTGAAAAGTAATACCGGATCTACTAAAAACGGCTGGGTACAGGTACTTATAAATGGTGAAACAGTATTAGATCAGTCTATCCGTTGGACGACAAACGATGCAGAGCGCCTAATTAAGCGACTATCCTTCCATAATTTCAGGGGTGGAAAGGACGTTGCTGTCTGGGGTTCCAGTCAGACCAGTTATATTTACTTTGATGATTTAGTAGTAAACAAAATTCAATAG